The Mercurialis annua linkage group LG7, ddMerAnnu1.2, whole genome shotgun sequence genome includes the window CCTATTGAGATGGTATTAATGTAAAGTTTTTGCTTTTTATGGTAGGAATGTTAAATAGGTGAGCTAGATGGCAATTGATGTAATTGGAGTCTAATTTTtggtaattttgttattttctctataaAAAAAGATACACATCTAAATTCGTTTATTAAAACAACCAAAAAATTAAGCgaaataaaatcattttcaaattttattaattaatgcaaAAACTAACTATTACATATTTATTACGAATGAgatataactcaaatgatataagcgctaggcagcaaattgctaggtcgtgggttcgattcctcccacaagcgctctccctccccaattatcaaaaacaaaaattacatatttatttGAAATTCTACTTACAAACTAAActcttattttcaaaaaaataaaaataaactaaactcttaatataattaagaaatagaactaaaaatataaaacattcttaataaattattctaaacatattatttattattttaaatatttttttaatcttttaattgaaaatataaatataaaactaaaatattgaCAGAGGCACAAGTGGCGTAGCCATAAAGTATAAATAAGGGAGGGGCGAAATATAAGAGAGAAAATTTCAACCGAcaattttttcatactaatcaGGACGaaatgtaactttttttttctaaaacagTTTACATCTCCGATTAATTCCGACTTGTACGGACGCACAGACCCGTCTGTGAATGGCTTCGCCAATGCAGTGATGCAAGTGATGGCGATAGAAATCATTATGGGTGGAACACAGAGACAATTATACTTATAATATAAGTATTCAGAATTCAGAAATATTGTTCCTCAACTTTGTCATATAATTCAGGCCATAATATCTGCTTGTATTTTGTTTAACATTCAAGTATGTGCCTATGTCTTTTGTGTTTGATCCTCCATTCCTCTTTCACGTGAacccaatattttatttttatattctacGAAAAGAAATTAGGTAAAATATACCAAAACAATCTCAACTTTTTCTTTGATAAGAAACAATCTCTACTTTGAACGTGTTTTCGTGTAaccaattttgttttaaatttttgagcaaaatattttaaaattctccatatatgtcataattcacattttaatcTCTTCTGTTTCAAAATTCAAACAATATTgtctttcatttttgttttcatcAACAGTGTAGTTCTTCCGACCATTTTTTGTGTTAATAAACTTAGTCAAAAAACTTagggataaattaatttttaaatatgaggAACGAAATCGTTGATAAAAAACAAAATGGAAAATTACatcatttttttgaatattttttaatttaatcgtTTGACTCTGTTGACTAATAATAAAGATGGACGAAAGGACTAAattgttgataaaaataaaagtgagggatcatgtcatttgatttttaaacaaaaaggACGAAATGTGAATTATACTATAGATAAATAGCCtcataataatttgctcttaattttaactaatttagcTTATTTCCAATCTTTCATAAGAATTGTGTATTTCCAATTAATTAGGTCTTACTTGGTTAGAGGTAACTTTTTTGAAAATAGTATTTATATTTCACTTGAATCacttttttaattctatttttcgagaagttgaaaaaattttaaaaaaaaagacctAAATAAGTTACTTTTATAGTTAAATTGAGTACAAAAAATACAATCGTctctaaaattaattagctTAGTTAGATATTGAAGATGCAATTgatctaaaatttaattaattaaataaaaataatattttggaaAATTGATaagtaaactaaataaaataattatttattttttgcatactAATTTCTTGGAACAtacatttttcaaaaattatactccctccgtcacattttaaaagtctcattttcatatactccctccgttccaatagagttgtccactttgtctttatcacacagtttaagaaaagcaattattatttatgggttttgtaaaatttatcttacttttcttgtcatacccctatttaatatgaGGTCTACttgtaatttactttcaatttacttattagtggatttttaataggggtaatataggaatattgagtgtaaaagttaattattttttgaaagggtcaaaaaatagtgaaatttttcataatttttttttaaagataactAAAAGaatgataaaaagaaaagtttaataaaaaaatattctaaaaatagaaataaaactttttaaatggcACATGTAAAATGTAatatgagatttttttaaataggagGGTTAATTGAAGTATATTGGACATAAAGCAACTTACAAATTTTCTAAAGGTGTTAACCAATAATTAACTACTTCAAGCCAATACAGACAAACAGTCAACAATATGAAGAAAACATATATACTTGTTTAGGTCCATAATATAAGTTAACTTAAgctttttaattagtttttaggTGTAGATGCATTAATATAGAAAATCGATATATAAGACCAGGGTTTTTTCCTAAACAATTgcccttaaaataaaatattcccAAAACGTGCTCTTGTATGGAATCCGCAAGTCAGACTTGCGGATTCATCATGAATCCGCAAGTCTGACTTGCGGATTCCATACAAATCCCTTAATCCCCTGATTAAGGGATTAATCACCCTTAATCAAGTGATTAAGGGGTGAACCAATCATCGAGATCGCTCCTTTTAAATCAACAACTGCTTTTTTTGCAGTTTCCTGTTTAAATCAACATCTATTGCTATATTTGTTTATTCTCTGCTACTTAAATTGAAATCGCATCAAGACCAAAagttttaatagatttttaggATATCGTTATTTGTCATTTTGTGAATAGTATATAACTAGGGTAATTGATTTTTAGGATACCGTTATATGTCATTTTGGTGACTCGATTCGTTTCATTTTgttattaaactttaatttcattCCATATGAGGATTTTCCCATCAAAAATGCATACGTGGAAGCCGGATTTTActtattttgtttgaaaatttgCCACATGTATAGTTCGACTTAAAATCTTTTTGTTGAATTGACTTTATGACTAATTTTcagataaaaataaacaaaaatgattGTCATGTATGTATTTTTTGCCAGAAAATCTTTTGTtgaaatgaatttaaaatttaataattagaattaaacaaactaaaaattggtaccaaattaaaataaaatgatagaTTAACTACTAATGTGATGAATGTTCATTATATGCAAAAATGttgcattttttaaaatatttattaactgAATTGTTCCTTTAGGTTAACCACTTTTTAGAAGAAAAcggaataataatataaatatagagaAGACTTAAACCTAAGATTATCATATTAGAAATAAGTTAGCTATAACTGATGAGACAAATTCTTTAGCATCTACATATTATGAGATTGCGTATTCAAATATAATATGGCTCATTCAACAATTGCTCAATTATTACATACAAAAGAAAATTTGCACCacattttatagtaattttcagtccaatccaaaataaaaaaattacttgaaTAATAGGATGATGAATTAGTAATATTTGAGAAGATATATTAGTTGTattagaaatattttattttataagtaatTAAAGTTGGATAATAATTTCTTGAATCAATTAAAAAtcatatgaaattaaaattttatattaatccaaattgcattttgtttttgttcaattaattttatttaattaatttagcaatttaaaaaaagCAATTCATTTGCttagataataaaaaataatttatattattatttaataaaaaataatattatattcacTATTTTACTATTGtattatttaattacaattttaagtAAATTGCCCGTCAATTATCAAACATAGAAACTAGGAAAGATATATGTATGCAATAAGACCATGTAGTCATAGAAACTAATCACCTGATTAAGGGTGATTAATCCCTTAATCAGGGGATTAAGGAATTTGTATGGAATCCGCAAGTCAGACTTGCGGATTCCATACGAGAGCACGTTTTGGGAATATCTTATTTTTAGGGCAATTGTTTAGGAAAAAACCCTATAAGACCATGTTTGGTTCAATGGAATTACGAAAGTAATTTcgatattttattataaattcacTAAATTTTATTACAATTGCATATATAAGTGATTATACGAAGAAGCAAACATAAATTTAAGGGCATTTGGAGGTGCCCTTGGAGTTTTTCTTGTCTCGATAACAAGGGCATTCTGATTTATTGCCATAAGTTCCCGAAGGTACGCACTTGCATTGTTCGCAGCATATCCCACAATACTTCAAGCATCTATCCTCATATCCTGCAGCCGCACACCTTTGCCCGCATTTCAAATCGCAGTCGCCTGTCGAACAATTCACTTAATTATCTCGGAAACGGAAATGCCGgaataaaaactataaaaacaaaaaacggtgaaatgatattttttataaacataaattttgGAATTTCACTAACATATTTGTTTCCGGAAATCAAACACCGAAATATAAAACAATTCGTGTAAAATAGCATATTAGTTCATAAATAGATCATCTAACTCTtcgataataaatataaataaatcaagGATAATTACTAATCCCTATTAGTTCGGGTGTGAATTATTTTTCCGCcccatttttgaaaaatatgttATTTACCTCTTAACTTTTAGGTTTTATATAACTGAAACACCCTTACAAAGGGGGTtgatcaataaaaaaaacta containing:
- the LOC126657588 gene encoding peamaclein-like — protein: MKLLLISMVLIGCSFLQLTMAALPPTAPPTINPTPSDCDLKCGQRCAAAGYEDRCLKYCGICCEQCKCVPSGTYGNKSECPCYRDKKNSKGTSKCP